From Mucilaginibacter gotjawali:
ATATTTAAGTAGGCTTATGGTTCATGGATCATAGTTCATGAAAAGCATAATAAAAAACAGCCCGGCGCAAATGTGCCGGGTTGTTTGTTTTCCAGGCTATATGTTTTTTATACTTGGTTAATAATTTATAAAAGACGATAGTTATCTTCACCGGATAATTTATAATCCATGTTAAAACCTGCCTTTGCCGCATTTTTGTTCCTGTTTTTGTTTAATACAACTTTTGCACAAAAAAGGGACACGCTTATGTATGCCCTGAAATATCCAAATCAATTGGTTTCTACTAAAGACAGCGCCGATTTTTTCAGAATGTTGCTGCCTCCGGACACGACGGTCGATAAGAACCTGTATGTTGTACAGGAGTTTTATAAAAATGGAAAGCTCAAGTTAATAGGTGGGTCGTATACCAATGCAATGAATATGGTTTACCATAGGGGCATTATTTCTTATTTTCAAAACGGGCACAAAAAAATGATTGAAAACTATGAAGACGGAGAAAAATCCGGGTCGGAGGTGGCGTATTACCCAAACGGAAAAGTATATACTATTGAAATTTACACACCGGGTAAGGCGCCTATTTTGCAGCAATGCAATGATTCTACGGGTAAGGTGTTAACTGAAAATGGGAATGGAAAATGGATAGATTATTTCGATGATGAATTTAAAAAGAATTATGTTGAGGGCATGGTAAAGAATGGCCAAAAAGATGGCCGCTGGAATGGTGTGGTTAGGGATTCAGTGCCCTTTGTGTTTGTTTATAAGTTTAACAATGTGATTTCTTCGACTATGCCGACCAAAACAGGCGTTACTCACGTTGAAGTCGACGGACAATTTCCAGGTGGCCCGCAATCTTTTCACAGATTTATTAATCATTTCAAGCAATATCCTGAAGGCGCTAAAGAAGCTGGTATTAAAGGTGCTGTTAAAATTGGTTTTATTGTTGAAGGTGACGGCAGTCTCAGCAATTTCAGAGTGTTAGAAAGTTTGGGATATGGATGTGACGAAGAAGCCATAAGGGTTATAAAATCATCGCCCAAATGGAGACCGTATCAGTATGATGGAATGTTTTTGCGACACAATTATGTCGTATCGGTTGATTTTGGGCCAGAGGGTAACTAATCATTTTGGTATTTCTTCGACTCATTAACGTTAAACAAAAAAGTATATTTACCTTAACGCAAATTTTAAAAGTTCATGTTAAAACCGTTCCTTATTATAATAGTATATTTGCTTTTATTTAACACGGTAGTTGCACAAAAAAAAGACACAGCCGTATACTTTATAAAAAAATCCGGGTATCTTCAAAAAAATGCCCCCGGTGCTGATTTTATAATTA
This genomic window contains:
- a CDS encoding energy transducer TonB, which encodes MLKPAFAAFLFLFLFNTTFAQKRDTLMYALKYPNQLVSTKDSADFFRMLLPPDTTVDKNLYVVQEFYKNGKLKLIGGSYTNAMNMVYHRGIISYFQNGHKKMIENYEDGEKSGSEVAYYPNGKVYTIEIYTPGKAPILQQCNDSTGKVLTENGNGKWIDYFDDEFKKNYVEGMVKNGQKDGRWNGVVRDSVPFVFVYKFNNVISSTMPTKTGVTHVEVDGQFPGGPQSFHRFINHFKQYPEGAKEAGIKGAVKIGFIVEGDGSLSNFRVLESLGYGCDEEAIRVIKSSPKWRPYQYDGMFLRHNYVVSVDFGPEGN